The proteins below are encoded in one region of Fervidicoccaceae archaeon:
- the pgk gene encoding phosphoglycerate kinase, whose amino-acid sequence MQSASNIRGLSVPLLDDIEPDGKKILVRLDINVPIDAETGEILDPGKIRAHVPTLRELIERGCSVVAMSHQGRPGSSDFVELRAHAVALSEFVGREVRWVDDVIGPAARNAIKELKRGELLLLDNLRVLSEESIEGDPDFHARSLFVKRLYKLFDAYVNDAFASAHRSHASVVGFPAVLPSAAGRLLQKELEAVSRAFDPSMSPKVFVLGGSKLEDSVKLIEKLAEKKVADKILTTGLVAELFLQATGARLGHENYRVLEKAGAPRLLEAARRLLERGAPVELPRDFVVERGSEIASCSSRSVEGLVRDIGEETIEAYSDEIRRAKVVVMRGPAGVVEDPRYRRGTRALVEAAASSGALLLIGGGHIGMVAEELGLRDKPNVHISTGGGALISLLTGEPLPALEALKLSAKRFLGWRC is encoded by the coding sequence GTGCAGAGCGCCTCGAACATACGCGGCTTGTCCGTCCCTCTTCTCGACGACATAGAGCCCGACGGGAAGAAAATTCTCGTGAGGCTTGACATCAACGTCCCCATCGATGCCGAGACCGGCGAGATCTTAGATCCCGGGAAGATACGGGCGCACGTGCCAACTCTGAGAGAGCTAATAGAGCGCGGGTGCAGCGTCGTAGCGATGTCGCATCAGGGGAGACCGGGCTCGAGCGACTTCGTTGAGCTCAGAGCTCATGCCGTAGCCTTGAGCGAGTTCGTCGGGAGAGAGGTGAGGTGGGTCGACGATGTGATAGGGCCTGCGGCCAGAAACGCGATAAAAGAGCTGAAGAGAGGAGAGCTTCTGCTCCTAGATAATCTCCGCGTTCTCTCGGAGGAATCGATCGAGGGCGATCCTGACTTCCACGCCAGGTCCCTCTTCGTTAAGCGACTTTACAAACTCTTTGATGCTTACGTGAACGACGCTTTCGCCTCGGCCCACAGAAGCCACGCCAGCGTGGTGGGCTTCCCGGCTGTGTTGCCCTCGGCGGCCGGCAGACTGCTGCAGAAAGAGCTCGAGGCGGTGAGCAGAGCGTTCGATCCGTCGATGAGCCCTAAGGTCTTCGTGTTAGGCGGGAGCAAGCTCGAGGATAGCGTGAAGCTGATCGAGAAGCTCGCCGAGAAGAAGGTAGCCGACAAGATCCTCACGACAGGTCTCGTCGCCGAGCTATTCTTGCAGGCCACCGGCGCCCGCTTGGGTCACGAGAACTATAGGGTCCTCGAGAAGGCCGGAGCGCCGCGTCTCCTCGAGGCGGCGAGGAGGCTGCTGGAGAGAGGAGCCCCGGTGGAACTGCCGAGGGACTTCGTAGTGGAGCGCGGGAGCGAAATAGCTAGCTGCTCCTCAAGGAGCGTGGAGGGTCTCGTGCGTGACATCGGCGAGGAGACGATCGAGGCCTACTCGGACGAGATCCGAAGAGCCAAAGTAGTCGTGATGCGCGGGCCGGCGGGGGTCGTGGAAGATCCAAGATATAGGAGGGGGACCAGAGCCCTCGTTGAGGCTGCGGCGAGCTCGGGGGCGCTCCTCTTGATAGGCGGGGGCCACATCGGCATGGTGGCCGAGGAGCTCGGGCTCCGAGATAAACCCAACGTTCACATAAGCACCGGCGGCGGAGCGTTGATAAGCCTATTGACCGGCGAGCCTCTCCCGGCTCTCGAAGCCCTGAAGCTCTCTGCGAAGAGGTTCTTAGGGTGGAGGTGCTGA
- the acs gene encoding acetate--CoA ligase: protein MEERDASPIEATLPFDEKIELENWRGKHVRIEAYEELHANSLEAYEEHWARIARELDWFAPWSRVIEPGEHEHVYRWFVGGKINLSYLALDRHVRGWRKNKLALIWEGEPVDPHGEPKEVVKLTYYDLWRAVNRTAYVLKKQFGLKKGDKIAFYMPMIPELPIFMLAAARLGVIFTVIFSGFAAEVAAARINDLGATLLVTADGFYRRGRVVRLKSVADEMVERCPSIKNVIVVKRLNSNEVNMVEGRDWWYDDLLRGAPTSAYVEPEPLESDHPLFVLYTSGTTGKPKGIIHDNGGYATILHATMKFVFDVRDEDVYFCTADIGWITGHSYVVFGPLIEGTTVVMYEGAPDYPEPDRFWSIIERYGVTIFYTSPTAVRMLMRFGDEYVKRHDRSTLRIIHTVGEPINPSAWRWLFEVVGEKRCPVGSTWWMTETGGIMISHAPGLALIPLKPGTNGLPLPGVEADVVGEKGESLPPETKGYLVIKRPWPGMPGPPTGVWGDPELYARVYFSKFPGTRWFYTGDYAIKDRDGYIWVLGRADEVLKVAGHRIGTYELESIIASHYKVAESAVVGVPDAIKGEVPIAFVVLKEGFEPSSGVADELREWVRRKYGPVAIPSRIFFVRKLPKTRSGKIMRRVLRAIATGRPPGDLSTIEDETALEEVRVALEELRGATVA from the coding sequence TTGGAGGAGCGCGACGCGTCCCCCATAGAGGCCACGCTACCCTTCGACGAGAAGATAGAGCTCGAGAACTGGCGAGGCAAGCACGTGAGGATCGAGGCCTACGAGGAGCTGCACGCCAATAGCCTCGAGGCTTACGAGGAGCACTGGGCTAGGATCGCCAGGGAGCTCGATTGGTTCGCCCCGTGGAGCAGGGTCATCGAGCCGGGAGAGCACGAGCACGTCTATAGATGGTTCGTTGGCGGCAAGATCAATCTATCGTATCTCGCCCTCGACAGACACGTTCGCGGATGGAGGAAGAACAAGCTAGCTCTGATATGGGAGGGAGAGCCCGTCGATCCTCACGGCGAGCCGAAGGAGGTCGTCAAGCTCACCTACTACGACCTCTGGAGAGCCGTAAATCGAACGGCGTACGTGCTCAAGAAGCAGTTCGGACTGAAGAAGGGAGACAAAATAGCCTTCTACATGCCCATGATACCGGAGCTTCCCATATTCATGCTGGCGGCCGCTAGGCTCGGCGTGATCTTCACCGTGATATTCAGCGGATTCGCGGCCGAGGTGGCGGCAGCGAGGATCAACGACCTCGGCGCTACGCTCCTGGTGACCGCCGACGGCTTCTACAGGCGCGGCAGAGTCGTGAGGCTCAAGAGCGTTGCCGACGAGATGGTCGAGCGTTGTCCAAGCATCAAGAACGTCATCGTGGTCAAAAGGCTGAACTCCAATGAGGTCAACATGGTTGAGGGCAGAGATTGGTGGTACGATGATCTGTTACGTGGAGCTCCCACATCGGCCTACGTGGAGCCCGAGCCCCTCGAGAGCGACCACCCGCTTTTCGTTCTATACACGTCGGGCACGACGGGAAAGCCCAAGGGCATAATACACGACAACGGCGGCTACGCTACGATACTTCACGCCACTATGAAGTTTGTCTTCGACGTTCGCGACGAGGACGTGTACTTCTGCACGGCCGACATAGGCTGGATAACGGGGCACTCGTACGTGGTCTTCGGCCCCCTCATCGAGGGAACCACCGTGGTGATGTACGAGGGAGCCCCCGATTACCCGGAGCCCGATAGGTTCTGGTCCATAATCGAGAGGTACGGCGTCACGATATTCTACACATCGCCCACGGCCGTCAGAATGCTCATGAGGTTTGGCGACGAATACGTCAAGAGACACGATCGGAGCACTCTGAGGATCATCCACACCGTTGGGGAGCCGATAAATCCCTCGGCGTGGCGCTGGCTCTTCGAGGTCGTGGGCGAGAAGCGCTGTCCCGTGGGCTCCACGTGGTGGATGACCGAGACAGGGGGCATAATGATAAGCCACGCCCCCGGCCTGGCTCTCATCCCCCTGAAGCCGGGCACCAACGGCCTCCCCCTGCCCGGCGTGGAGGCGGACGTCGTCGGCGAGAAGGGCGAGAGCCTCCCGCCCGAGACGAAGGGATATCTCGTCATCAAGAGGCCTTGGCCCGGGATGCCGGGTCCCCCGACGGGCGTGTGGGGAGACCCGGAGCTCTACGCGAGGGTATACTTTAGCAAGTTCCCCGGAACTCGCTGGTTTTACACAGGAGACTACGCGATAAAAGATAGAGATGGCTACATCTGGGTGCTGGGCAGAGCAGACGAGGTCCTTAAAGTGGCGGGGCACAGGATCGGAACCTACGAGTTGGAGAGCATCATAGCCTCTCACTACAAGGTGGCCGAGTCGGCCGTAGTCGGCGTGCCGGACGCCATAAAGGGCGAGGTCCCTATAGCGTTCGTCGTACTGAAGGAGGGCTTCGAGCCCTCGAGCGGGGTCGCGGATGAGCTTCGAGAATGGGTCAGGAGGAAATACGGTCCGGTGGCCATCCCATCGAGGATCTTCTTCGTGAGGAAGCTCCCCAAGACGAGGAGCGGCAAGATAATGAGGAGAGTGTTGAGGGCGATCGCGACGGGGCGGCCCCCCGGCGATCTCTCCACGATAGAGGACGAGACCGCTCTCGAGGAGGTTAGGGTCGCCCTCGAGGAGCTGAGAGGCGCTACGGTCGCGTAA
- the asd gene encoding aspartate-semialdehyde dehydrogenase, translating to MPLALKIPVAVLGAGGLVGHKFVELAARHPWLEIVALTGSEKSVGKPYREVAWCGESCVPEELSSTLVEETSVEKLKRRGISIAFSALPPDDAERIEPELARAGIYVVSNASPMRLDPDVPLLNPEVNADHVELLKEQHRRRGWGGGILKVPNCTTAILTLALKPLLDEFGLKRVIVSTMQSVSGAGLRGVPSMSIIDNIVPFIEGEEEKIEREAPKVLGVLRGSEVSPASVRVSASCNRVPVLEGHLENVFVELSRSASPEEVIEALESFSANKIRGLGLPSAPSRPIVVRREVDRPQPRLDRSEGSGMSVVVGRLRLDRALENGFKMVVLGNNLVRGAAGTGLLIAELLIKLGLVV from the coding sequence GTGCCTCTCGCCTTGAAGATCCCCGTGGCCGTCCTAGGAGCCGGCGGCCTCGTGGGCCACAAGTTCGTCGAGCTCGCGGCCCGTCATCCTTGGCTCGAGATAGTGGCCCTCACGGGCTCGGAGAAGAGCGTTGGGAAACCCTATCGAGAGGTCGCTTGGTGCGGCGAATCATGCGTACCAGAGGAGCTCTCAAGCACTCTGGTCGAGGAGACGTCGGTCGAGAAGCTGAAGCGCAGGGGAATATCGATAGCATTCTCGGCTCTGCCGCCCGATGACGCTGAGCGCATAGAGCCGGAGCTTGCGCGAGCCGGCATATATGTAGTCTCGAACGCGAGCCCCATGAGATTGGACCCGGACGTTCCTCTCCTCAACCCCGAGGTAAACGCCGATCACGTCGAGTTGTTAAAGGAACAGCACAGGAGGCGAGGGTGGGGCGGAGGGATACTCAAGGTCCCGAACTGCACCACGGCGATATTGACGCTGGCCCTGAAGCCCCTCTTAGACGAGTTCGGCCTCAAGCGCGTCATAGTCTCGACCATGCAGTCTGTGTCGGGGGCGGGCCTGAGAGGGGTCCCCTCGATGTCGATAATAGATAACATTGTGCCGTTCATAGAGGGTGAGGAGGAGAAGATAGAGAGAGAAGCTCCGAAGGTCTTGGGGGTGTTGAGAGGGAGCGAGGTCTCGCCGGCTTCTGTCCGCGTGAGCGCCTCGTGCAACCGCGTGCCCGTGTTAGAGGGCCACCTCGAGAACGTTTTCGTCGAGCTGAGCAGGAGCGCCTCGCCGGAGGAGGTAATTGAAGCGCTCGAGTCCTTCAGCGCCAACAAGATACGAGGCCTGGGACTCCCATCGGCCCCGTCCAGGCCGATCGTCGTTAGAAGGGAGGTCGACAGGCCTCAGCCGAGGCTCGATAGGAGCGAGGGCTCGGGCATGAGCGTCGTCGTGGGTAGGCTCCGACTCGATCGGGCTCTGGAGAACGGCTTCAAGATGGTGGTGCTGGGCAACAATCTCGTGCGGGGAGCTGCCGGCACTGGCCTGCTCATAGCCGAGCTGCTGATAAAGCTCGGGCTCGTGGTCTGA
- a CDS encoding Kae1-associated kinase Bud32, which produces MESLKWPRPLEPLAWGAESNLYLSTYMGRRVVVKIRFLKPYMDSRLARRLVYKRTVQEAKILFDASRAGVRAPLPLYVDPERGLIVMEYLRGPLLRDELGARSPEWAEERARELGEVVRSLHNADIIHGDLTTSNVIVSDEGPLYLIDFGLSYYSGRPEDKAVDIRVLERAVSSTHPSLKEVFMRSFLESYSEGLRDWEEISESYSRLTLMGRYVRERRRAAPARGAEI; this is translated from the coding sequence GTGGAGAGCCTAAAGTGGCCTCGGCCCCTCGAGCCCCTCGCGTGGGGAGCGGAGTCTAACCTCTACCTCTCCACCTATATGGGCAGGAGGGTCGTGGTGAAGATCAGATTCCTTAAGCCATATATGGACTCGAGGCTGGCGAGGAGACTGGTATATAAGAGGACCGTGCAAGAAGCCAAAATACTGTTTGACGCGAGCAGAGCCGGAGTAAGAGCCCCTCTCCCCCTCTACGTCGATCCCGAGAGGGGGCTCATAGTCATGGAATATTTGCGTGGCCCCCTGCTACGCGACGAGCTGGGGGCGAGGAGCCCGGAGTGGGCCGAGGAGAGAGCGCGCGAGCTTGGAGAAGTCGTGAGGAGCCTCCACAACGCCGATATAATCCACGGCGACCTCACTACGTCGAACGTCATCGTATCCGACGAGGGCCCCCTCTACCTCATAGACTTCGGTCTCTCGTACTACAGCGGCAGACCGGAGGATAAGGCCGTGGACATCAGAGTGCTCGAGCGCGCCGTCTCGAGCACGCACCCCTCGCTCAAAGAAGTGTTCATGAGGTCCTTTCTCGAGAGCTACAGCGAGGGCCTCAGAGATTGGGAGGAAATCTCCGAGAGTTATTCTAGGCTTACTCTAATGGGTAGGTATGTGAGGGAGAGGAGAAGGGCCGCTCCGGCTCGAGGCGCTGAGATTTAA
- the kae1 gene encoding KEOPS complex N(6)-L-threonylcarbamoyladenine synthase Kae1 — MRLHGVPGDKEVIVLGIESTAHTIGVGVASNKPPHLLANVNRRYVPASGGIHPREASRFLAENAPGVLEEALKASRLGMDEIDAVAVALGPGMGPCLRVGATVARALAAYYEKPLVPVNHAVAHIEIGILLSGFEDPLVVYVSGGNTAVIAFKEGKYRTFGETLDVALGNLLDTFAREAGLAPPYVKGGVHVVHLCSSEARGEELLDLPYVVKGQDVSFSGLLTAALKMLRERPSSLPEICRSLVEISFSMVTEVAERGLAHTGKKEVLLTGGVAASEQLREKLKVMAESHGAKFYGVPPEYAGDNGAMIAWTGVLAHLRGVRVDPEKALVAQRWRVDEVEVPWRA, encoded by the coding sequence ATGCGGCTACACGGAGTTCCTGGAGACAAGGAAGTGATCGTCCTAGGCATAGAGTCGACGGCTCACACGATCGGGGTCGGGGTCGCCAGCAATAAACCTCCTCACCTCCTGGCCAACGTCAATAGGAGATACGTCCCGGCCTCCGGGGGCATTCACCCGAGGGAGGCCTCGAGGTTCTTAGCCGAGAACGCCCCGGGCGTGCTCGAGGAGGCTCTCAAGGCCTCGAGGCTCGGAATGGACGAAATAGACGCCGTGGCCGTGGCGCTCGGGCCCGGCATGGGCCCCTGCCTTAGAGTTGGGGCTACGGTGGCCAGAGCGCTCGCCGCGTATTACGAGAAGCCTCTCGTTCCGGTCAACCACGCCGTGGCCCACATCGAGATAGGGATTCTATTGTCGGGCTTCGAGGATCCTCTCGTAGTCTATGTCTCGGGCGGCAACACCGCGGTGATAGCATTCAAGGAGGGTAAGTATAGGACCTTCGGCGAGACCCTCGATGTGGCGCTGGGGAACCTGCTCGACACGTTCGCCCGAGAGGCGGGCCTGGCGCCTCCTTACGTGAAGGGGGGAGTTCACGTGGTTCACCTCTGCTCCAGCGAGGCGCGTGGGGAGGAGCTGCTCGATCTGCCCTACGTCGTTAAGGGCCAGGACGTCTCGTTTTCTGGTCTGCTGACCGCGGCTCTCAAGATGCTGAGAGAGAGACCCTCGAGCCTTCCCGAGATCTGCCGAAGCCTCGTCGAGATCAGCTTCTCCATGGTCACCGAAGTGGCGGAGAGAGGCCTGGCCCACACGGGGAAGAAGGAGGTTCTGTTGACCGGCGGCGTCGCGGCTAGCGAGCAGCTTCGGGAGAAGCTCAAGGTCATGGCAGAGTCGCACGGGGCGAAGTTCTACGGCGTACCCCCGGAGTACGCGGGCGATAACGGTGCTATGATCGCGTGGACCGGGGTCCTGGCTCACCTCCGCGGCGTGCGGGTTGACCCCGAGAAGGCTCTCGTCGCGCAGAGGTGGAGAGTAGATGAGGTCGAGGTGCCGTGGAGAGCCTAA
- a CDS encoding 30S ribosomal protein S27ae — MAHVHKLYEFDYKTGKIRLKNKKCPRCGNIMGRHEKPVARWHCGACGYTEFLETRK; from the coding sequence TTGGCTCACGTCCACAAGCTCTATGAGTTCGACTATAAGACCGGTAAGATAAGGTTGAAGAACAAGAAGTGCCCCAGATGTGGTAATATAATGGGTCGCCACGAAAAGCCCGTAGCTAGGTGGCACTGCGGAGCATGCGGCTACACGGAGTTCCTGGAGACAAGGAAGTGA
- a CDS encoding 50S ribosomal protein L15e → MTKSAYHYMGELWKREIKGEEELRELVKQRLMQWRREPSIVRVDKPTRIDRARALGYKAKVGVVVVRVRVRKGGRRKERPNSGRRPKRMGVYGYAPAKSLRLIAEERAARKYPNMEVLNSYYVGEDGVHEWYEVILVDPNHPAIKSDPELKWIAEPANRRRVFRGLTSAGKKMRGLRKSRGLRGTVKQKWKRKAREREEKRRHEASRGARVVAPSE, encoded by the coding sequence ATGACTAAGTCCGCGTACCACTACATGGGTGAACTGTGGAAGCGGGAGATCAAGGGGGAGGAAGAGCTGAGGGAGCTAGTTAAGCAGAGGCTAATGCAGTGGAGGCGAGAGCCCTCGATCGTGCGCGTCGACAAGCCGACGAGGATCGACAGAGCGAGGGCCCTCGGCTACAAGGCCAAGGTCGGAGTCGTCGTGGTCAGAGTTAGGGTCAGAAAGGGGGGCAGGAGGAAGGAGAGGCCCAACTCCGGGAGGAGGCCGAAGAGGATGGGAGTCTACGGCTACGCCCCGGCGAAGAGTCTGAGGCTCATAGCCGAGGAGAGGGCCGCTAGGAAATACCCAAACATGGAGGTCCTCAACAGCTATTACGTGGGCGAGGACGGGGTGCACGAGTGGTACGAGGTCATATTGGTGGACCCGAATCACCCCGCCATTAAGAGCGACCCGGAGCTCAAGTGGATCGCCGAGCCGGCCAATAGGAGGAGAGTCTTCAGAGGGCTGACTAGCGCCGGCAAGAAGATGAGAGGGCTCAGGAAGTCGCGGGGCCTGAGAGGGACTGTCAAACAAAAGTGGAAGAGGAAAGCCAGAGAGAGGGAGGAGAAGAGGAGACACGAGGCAAGCCGAGGAGCGAGGGTCGTCGCCCCCTCCGAGTAG
- a CDS encoding RNA-binding domain-containing protein — translation MTSGANRGCRASSLEIAVIQHATESREKILAALALILPPPLMSAARAEERRIEGHYGNPISYLRWRLEGEKACEVLEILARALDEASRSLLRATARERVEGASTLHLRLHKHELGRGRAVLWEGDETVKIVARFRSRRALDEFIERLSSV, via the coding sequence GTGACGAGTGGAGCTAATCGGGGCTGCCGCGCCTCGTCCCTCGAGATCGCGGTCATTCAACACGCCACCGAGAGCAGAGAGAAGATACTCGCCGCTCTCGCGCTCATTCTACCTCCCCCCCTCATGTCCGCGGCCCGCGCGGAGGAGCGCCGCATCGAGGGCCACTACGGCAATCCCATCTCGTACTTGAGGTGGAGGCTCGAGGGAGAGAAAGCGTGCGAGGTCCTCGAGATCCTGGCCAGAGCGCTGGACGAGGCCTCGAGGTCTCTGCTCAGAGCGACCGCGAGAGAGAGGGTCGAGGGCGCCTCAACTCTCCACCTCAGGCTCCACAAGCACGAGCTGGGAAGAGGAAGAGCCGTCCTGTGGGAAGGCGACGAAACGGTGAAGATCGTGGCGAGATTCCGGAGCCGCAGAGCTCTCGACGAATTCATTGAGCGTCTCTCGAGCGTGTAG
- a CDS encoding Rpp14/Pop5 family protein, giving the protein MSLELYLAATALAASTVSLALALRSRGLCGRAMRAVKEIAAALEGVGSRPLRAPLARRKRYVVFRAVSSGPLRPEEVEKALEASLAELFGRPALAESRLELVFYDEKTGYGVLRVARAWRSRVLLATALARRVGERRIFVVPVKITGSAKRARELVAELTR; this is encoded by the coding sequence TTGAGCCTCGAGCTCTACTTGGCTGCGACGGCTCTCGCCGCCTCCACAGTGAGTCTGGCTCTAGCGCTCAGGAGCCGAGGCCTCTGCGGCCGCGCGATGAGGGCGGTCAAGGAGATCGCGGCCGCGCTAGAGGGAGTGGGCTCGCGGCCTCTCCGCGCCCCCCTCGCTAGGAGGAAGAGATACGTCGTGTTCAGAGCGGTGAGCTCCGGTCCTCTGAGGCCGGAGGAAGTCGAGAAGGCCCTCGAGGCCTCGCTCGCGGAGCTCTTCGGGAGGCCGGCCCTCGCCGAGAGCAGACTCGAGCTCGTCTTCTACGATGAGAAGACCGGCTATGGCGTCCTCAGAGTAGCCAGGGCCTGGAGGAGCCGCGTTCTACTCGCCACGGCTCTGGCGAGGAGGGTCGGCGAACGCAGGATCTTCGTGGTCCCCGTCAAGATCACGGGAAGCGCGAAGAGAGCCAGAGAGCTCGTCGCTGAGCTGACCAGATAG
- the psmA gene encoding archaeal proteasome endopeptidase complex subunit alpha: MAFSPMVMGYDRALTIFSPDGKLYQVEYAFQAVRQGWSTLGIKVAEGVVLAAEKALFKELVEVRELEKVMPLDSHIGITFAGFGSDGRVLIDYARVLAVRHRLLYGEPIPVEFLTKSISDIKQAYTQHGGVRPFGVSLLIAGVDATGPHLFKTDPAGQYFSYKATAIGRGEQKIEEIIEKKYREDLPLEEAVLLAVEALRSSSSEELKPRNIDIGVVPCSTKQFRKLAEKEIENLMAKLKK; this comes from the coding sequence GTGGCGTTCTCGCCGATGGTCATGGGATATGATAGGGCTCTCACCATATTCTCCCCCGACGGTAAGCTGTACCAGGTCGAGTACGCCTTCCAAGCCGTGAGGCAGGGCTGGAGCACCCTGGGCATTAAGGTGGCCGAGGGAGTGGTGCTGGCTGCCGAGAAGGCCCTCTTCAAGGAGCTCGTCGAGGTGAGGGAGCTCGAGAAGGTCATGCCGCTCGACTCGCACATAGGCATAACGTTCGCGGGCTTCGGCAGCGACGGCCGAGTCCTGATAGATTATGCGAGGGTGCTCGCGGTTAGGCACAGGCTCCTATACGGCGAGCCCATACCCGTCGAGTTTCTCACGAAGAGCATAAGCGACATTAAGCAGGCCTACACGCAGCACGGCGGCGTCAGGCCCTTCGGGGTCTCGCTCCTGATAGCCGGCGTCGACGCCACGGGCCCCCACCTCTTCAAGACCGATCCGGCCGGCCAGTACTTCAGCTACAAGGCCACCGCCATAGGCAGAGGAGAGCAGAAAATAGAGGAGATCATAGAGAAGAAGTATAGAGAGGACCTGCCTCTCGAGGAAGCGGTCCTCCTCGCCGTGGAGGCCTTGAGGAGCTCCTCCTCGGAGGAGCTGAAGCCTAGGAACATAGATATCGGCGTAGTCCCCTGTTCGACGAAGCAGTTCAGAAAGCTCGCCGAGAAAGAGATAGAGAATTTGATGGCTAAGCTCAAGAAGTAG
- a CDS encoding isocitrate/isopropylmalate dehydrogenase family protein — protein sequence MRRYRVGYIRGDGVGPEIVDAALSVLVELAEDLELVELRAGYELYKRTGRLLEEGFFDRARELDAILKGPLHTPPGPESPRSVNLLIRRELDLYANVRPFASYEGVSIGRFDFVIIRENTEDLYVGIEGRHGGSAFSLKVITEEGSRRVSRFALRYAASRGYKRVTVVHKANVMKETDGLFREVFLREASSYAGAFEVDEMIVDSAAYNLVRSPNRFGVIVSPNLYGDILSDVAAALVGSLGLCGSAQIGDRIAVFEPVHGTAPDIAGRGVANPLGQLKAAALMLEHLAESRGDEKLRRAASALERAMRRLVERGGPLTPDLGGSASTREVAEEVKRLSLALLGELFGSTS from the coding sequence TTGAGGAGGTACCGCGTCGGCTACATCAGGGGAGACGGCGTGGGTCCCGAGATAGTCGACGCGGCGCTGAGCGTGTTGGTCGAGTTAGCGGAAGACCTAGAGCTCGTCGAGCTGAGGGCGGGCTACGAGCTCTATAAGAGGACTGGGAGACTACTCGAGGAGGGATTCTTCGATAGAGCTCGAGAGCTGGACGCCATACTCAAGGGGCCTCTCCACACGCCGCCCGGACCCGAGAGCCCGAGGAGCGTCAATCTGTTGATCAGGAGAGAGCTCGATCTCTACGCCAACGTCAGGCCCTTCGCCAGCTACGAGGGAGTGTCCATAGGCAGATTCGACTTCGTCATTATTCGAGAGAACACGGAGGACCTTTACGTGGGGATCGAGGGGAGGCACGGGGGCTCGGCGTTCTCCCTCAAAGTCATCACGGAGGAGGGGAGCAGGAGGGTCTCCCGCTTCGCTCTGCGCTACGCCGCGTCGAGGGGCTACAAGAGAGTGACGGTGGTCCACAAGGCCAACGTAATGAAGGAGACCGACGGTCTGTTCCGAGAGGTCTTCCTACGAGAGGCTTCGAGCTACGCGGGAGCGTTCGAGGTAGATGAGATGATCGTGGATTCGGCCGCCTACAATCTCGTCAGGAGCCCCAATCGCTTCGGAGTCATAGTATCTCCAAATCTCTACGGAGACATTCTATCGGACGTGGCCGCAGCGCTCGTGGGCAGCCTGGGCCTCTGCGGCTCGGCTCAGATAGGCGATAGGATCGCCGTCTTCGAGCCGGTCCACGGGACGGCCCCCGACATAGCTGGGCGAGGCGTGGCCAACCCGCTCGGCCAGCTCAAGGCGGCAGCCCTCATGCTGGAGCACTTAGCCGAGTCTCGAGGCGACGAGAAGCTGAGGAGGGCGGCCTCCGCTCTCGAGAGGGCGATGAGGCGTCTCGTCGAGAGAGGAGGCCCCCTCACGCCCGATTTGGGAGGCTCTGCCTCGACTCGCGAGGTGGCCGAGGAGGTGAAAAGGCTCTCTCTCGCGCTATTGGGGGAGCTCTTCGGCTCTACTTCTTGA